The following proteins are encoded in a genomic region of Pikeienuella piscinae:
- the ugpE gene encoding sn-glycerol-3-phosphate ABC transporter permease UgpE: protein MVGDTRWSRYFAHAVLITGVLVIALPVWITFVGSTHTTARMLQAPVPLWPGSEILENYRLVLFEGFGQAARTPIWQMIVNSFVVALGICIGKISISIIAAFAIVYFNFRFRMTAFWLIFLTLMLPVEVRIVPTYQVVADFRMLNSYGGMIVPLIASATATFMFRQFFMTVPVELIDAAKIDGASPMKFFWHIILPMSRTTIAALFVIQFIYGWNQYLWPLLVTSSEDYYTIVMTVARQANELDGVIKWNLIMAVAMLAMIPPVVVVIMMQKQFVRGLVDSDK from the coding sequence ATGGTTGGAGACACCCGCTGGTCGCGCTACTTTGCGCACGCCGTCCTGATCACAGGCGTTCTGGTGATCGCGCTGCCCGTATGGATCACCTTCGTCGGGTCGACCCATACCACCGCGCGGATGCTGCAGGCGCCGGTGCCGCTATGGCCTGGTTCGGAGATCCTCGAGAATTACCGTCTGGTTCTCTTCGAAGGCTTCGGCCAGGCGGCGAGGACGCCGATCTGGCAGATGATCGTCAACAGCTTTGTCGTGGCGCTGGGAATATGCATCGGCAAGATCTCGATCTCGATCATCGCCGCGTTCGCCATCGTATACTTCAACTTCCGGTTCCGGATGACGGCCTTCTGGCTCATCTTCCTGACCTTGATGCTGCCGGTCGAGGTGCGGATCGTGCCGACCTACCAGGTGGTGGCCGACTTTCGGATGTTGAACAGCTATGGCGGCATGATCGTGCCGCTGATCGCCTCGGCGACGGCGACATTCATGTTCCGGCAGTTCTTCATGACCGTCCCGGTGGAACTGATCGACGCCGCCAAGATCGACGGCGCGTCGCCGATGAAATTCTTCTGGCACATCATCCTGCCGATGAGCCGGACCACCATCGCCGCCCTATTCGTCATCCAGTTCATCTATGGCTGGAACCAGTATCTCTGGCCGCTGCTCGTGACGTCCTCGGAGGACTATTACACCATCGTAATGACGGTGGCGCGCCAGGCGAATGAGCTGGATGGCGTCATCAAGTGGAACCTGATCATGGCCGTGGCGATGCTGGCGATGATTCCGCCTGTGGTGGTGGTGATCATGATGCAGAAGCAGTTCGTCCGCGGATTGGTGGATTCAGACAAGTAA
- a CDS encoding glutathione S-transferase, whose product MNPHFPAGAAPIKLYRHSRSGHCHRVELMMSLLCVPCELVDLDLAGGAHKDPAYLEISPFGQVPAIDDSGVTLSDSNAILVYLVRKYPDGHNWLPAAPEAAAEVQRWLSVAAGEIASGPAAARLVTVFDAPLDHEAAKVKARRLFAVMEPLLSSSDFLAGSGVTIADIACYSYIAHAPEGGVSLAAYPAIRAWLARIEALPGFVGMANSPIPEGA is encoded by the coding sequence GTGAACCCGCATTTCCCCGCCGGCGCCGCGCCGATCAAACTGTACCGCCATTCCAGATCGGGCCACTGCCATCGGGTGGAGCTGATGATGTCGCTGCTTTGCGTGCCTTGCGAACTTGTCGATCTGGACCTGGCGGGCGGCGCCCACAAGGATCCAGCATACCTTGAGATCAGTCCCTTCGGCCAGGTTCCCGCCATCGATGACAGCGGCGTCACCCTGTCGGATTCCAACGCCATCCTTGTCTATTTGGTGCGGAAATACCCCGACGGCCACAACTGGCTGCCGGCCGCCCCCGAAGCCGCCGCAGAAGTGCAGCGTTGGCTGTCGGTCGCCGCGGGCGAAATCGCCAGCGGCCCGGCGGCGGCGCGGCTGGTGACTGTCTTCGACGCCCCGCTGGATCATGAGGCCGCCAAGGTCAAGGCGCGCAGGTTGTTCGCGGTGATGGAGCCTCTGCTGAGCAGCAGCGATTTCCTTGCCGGTTCTGGGGTCACCATCGCCGATATCGCCTGCTACAGCTATATCGCTCATGCGCCCGAAGGTGGCGTCAGCCTTGCGGCCTACCCGGCCATTCGCGCGTGGCTGGCCCGGATCGAGGCGCTGCCTGGCTTCGTGGGCATGGCGAACTCGCCGATCCCTGAAGGCGCCTGA
- a CDS encoding carboxymuconolactone decarboxylase family protein: MSRISYPDNIAAAPAASQPLLQAVEKQLGVVPNLFRLASVSPTALEGYLGLSGALSKGRLPAATRERIALAVAQINGCNYCLSAHTYLGKNLARLDEVEIAANRAGRSNDAKADAAVRFAVKVTGSRGRVGAKDLREIRDAGYDDGQIIEIVQHVALNTWTNYLNELAQTEIDFPMVDAEKLAA; encoded by the coding sequence ATGTCTCGTATCAGCTATCCTGACAACATCGCCGCTGCGCCCGCGGCTTCGCAGCCGCTGTTGCAAGCCGTCGAGAAGCAGCTGGGCGTGGTCCCAAATCTGTTCCGCCTCGCCAGCGTCAGCCCCACCGCTTTGGAAGGGTATCTCGGCCTGTCCGGCGCCCTTAGCAAAGGTCGCCTGCCGGCCGCCACCCGCGAACGCATCGCGCTGGCCGTAGCGCAGATCAACGGCTGCAACTACTGTCTCTCCGCCCATACCTACCTTGGCAAGAACCTCGCCAGGCTCGATGAAGTCGAAATCGCGGCCAATCGGGCCGGCCGTTCGAACGACGCAAAGGCGGACGCCGCCGTGCGGTTCGCCGTGAAGGTGACCGGGTCGCGTGGCCGCGTGGGCGCCAAGGATCTTCGCGAGATCCGCGACGCCGGCTATGACGACGGCCAGATTATCGAGATCGTGCAGCATGTCGCACTGAACACCTGGACCAACTACCTGAACGAGCTCGCCCAGACCGAAATCGATTTCCCGATGGTTGATGCCGAGAAACTCGCAGCTTGA
- the glpD gene encoding glycerol-3-phosphate dehydrogenase encodes MTAPETMADILVIGGGINGSAIARDASGRGLSVVLCDRMDLGEGTSSKSSKLIHGGLRYLEYFEFRLVREALGEREILMKTAPHVVWPQEFILPHTRALRPAWMVRLGLFLYDHLCRKRTLPSCHSVDLRNETVGKPLKDSFRLGYSYWDCRSDDARIVALNAVDAKTRGAEVLTRTSFVEARDLGGVWEAQLRDELTGEDRTVRAKVIVNAAGPWANGVLGGLLQRKAKESVRNVKGSHIVLPKLYEGDHAYFLQNDDKRILFVIPYEHDYTMIGNTDVSYDEDPPQPVEISPEEVKYMCDACTKYFRKPVEPKDVVWSWSGLRPLYDDGQDDISAITRDYEMHIYSGPNGGNVLSIFGGKITTGRQLAESAMKRLAEVLPNVGPSWTHAQHLPGGNFPQGSYETLVGMLRARYPDFPERLLEGYARRYGTRAWSILEGVRTLEDLGEDFGGLLFEAEVQFLVREEFAVRPDDILWRRTKLGLTVPEEGVARLGEWLTQRAPAARGDTRMIA; translated from the coding sequence ATGACCGCGCCCGAAACCATGGCCGATATTCTGGTGATCGGCGGCGGAATCAATGGCAGCGCCATCGCCCGGGATGCGTCGGGACGGGGGCTGTCGGTGGTTCTCTGCGACAGGATGGATCTGGGCGAAGGCACGTCGTCGAAGAGCAGCAAGCTGATCCATGGCGGCCTGCGATACCTCGAGTATTTCGAGTTCCGGCTGGTGCGCGAGGCGCTCGGCGAGCGTGAAATCCTGATGAAGACCGCGCCTCATGTGGTCTGGCCACAGGAATTCATCCTGCCGCACACACGCGCGCTCCGGCCTGCATGGATGGTTCGGTTGGGCCTGTTCCTCTACGACCATCTGTGCCGGAAGCGCACGCTGCCGTCCTGTCACAGCGTCGATCTACGGAATGAAACTGTTGGAAAGCCGCTGAAGGACAGCTTCCGGCTGGGCTATTCCTACTGGGATTGCCGCTCGGACGACGCGCGGATCGTCGCGCTCAACGCCGTGGACGCCAAGACGCGCGGAGCTGAAGTGCTGACTCGCACTAGTTTCGTCGAGGCGCGCGACTTGGGGGGGGTCTGGGAAGCGCAATTGCGTGACGAGCTGACCGGCGAAGACCGGACGGTCCGCGCCAAGGTCATCGTCAACGCGGCTGGCCCATGGGCGAATGGAGTTCTCGGCGGGCTGCTGCAGCGCAAAGCGAAGGAATCGGTTCGCAATGTAAAGGGAAGCCACATCGTCCTGCCCAAGCTCTATGAGGGCGATCACGCATACTTCCTGCAGAATGACGACAAGCGCATCCTGTTCGTTATTCCATACGAGCACGACTATACCATGATCGGGAACACCGACGTATCCTATGACGAAGACCCGCCGCAGCCAGTGGAGATTTCGCCAGAGGAAGTGAAGTACATGTGCGACGCATGTACGAAGTATTTCCGCAAACCCGTCGAGCCAAAAGATGTGGTCTGGTCCTGGTCCGGGCTCAGGCCGCTCTATGATGACGGGCAGGACGATATTTCAGCGATCACCCGCGACTACGAGATGCACATCTATTCCGGCCCGAACGGCGGCAATGTTCTGTCCATCTTTGGCGGCAAAATCACGACCGGCCGACAGCTGGCGGAAAGCGCCATGAAGCGTCTGGCCGAGGTGCTGCCGAATGTCGGACCAAGCTGGACGCATGCGCAGCACCTGCCGGGTGGGAACTTTCCGCAAGGCAGTTACGAGACTCTCGTCGGGATGCTTCGCGCCCGGTATCCGGATTTTCCCGAAAGGCTGCTGGAGGGCTATGCGCGCCGTTACGGCACGCGCGCGTGGAGCATCCTTGAGGGCGTGCGCACATTGGAGGATCTGGGGGAGGATTTTGGCGGACTGCTTTTCGAGGCCGAAGTCCAGTTCCTCGTGCGGGAGGAGTTCGCCGTCCGACCGGATGATATCCTGTGGCGTCGAACCAAACTCGGATTGACGGTGCCCGAGGAGGGGGTCGCCAGATTGGGCGAGTGGCTTACGCAACGGGCGCCCGCCGCGAGAGGCGACACCCGGATGATCGCCTGA
- a CDS encoding LysR family transcriptional regulator: MTDRLETMSIFVRVVDEGSLTSGARALRMPIATVSRRIGELEGKLGAELLLRSPRGLTLTDTGRTYVAACRRILEDVSEAERNASGEFTAPRGTLTMTAPIVFGRLHVLPAVSAFLRAFPDVDVSLELTDRPVNLREEHLDLAVRIGPLADSTFIARKVGEVRWIVCASPSYLEKRKAPKVPGDLADLDGITFQSLMSPQNWRFGSGRQEITVPVRSRLIVNTAEAAIDAAIDGLGFTRVLSYQAAAAIRTGRLAPLLQGFEPEPWPVHLLYEPRALIPQKLRAFLDFSAPRIAGGIA, translated from the coding sequence ATGACCGACCGTCTCGAGACCATGTCCATCTTCGTGCGTGTCGTAGACGAAGGCAGCCTGACCTCCGGCGCACGCGCCCTGCGGATGCCGATCGCCACTGTCAGTCGCCGGATCGGCGAACTTGAGGGCAAGCTTGGCGCGGAGCTGCTGCTGCGCTCTCCGCGGGGGCTGACACTCACGGATACGGGCAGAACCTACGTCGCGGCCTGTCGCAGAATCCTCGAAGACGTCTCGGAAGCCGAACGCAACGCTTCGGGCGAATTCACCGCGCCGCGGGGAACATTGACGATGACCGCGCCCATCGTCTTTGGCCGGTTGCACGTTCTGCCTGCGGTCAGTGCATTCCTGAGGGCCTTTCCGGATGTCGACGTGTCGCTGGAATTGACGGACCGGCCCGTCAACCTGCGCGAGGAGCATCTCGACCTGGCGGTACGCATTGGGCCGCTTGCGGACAGCACGTTCATCGCCCGAAAGGTGGGCGAGGTGCGCTGGATTGTCTGCGCCAGCCCCTCCTATCTCGAGAAACGGAAAGCGCCGAAGGTGCCGGGCGACCTGGCGGACCTGGACGGCATCACCTTTCAGAGCCTCATGTCGCCACAGAACTGGCGCTTCGGATCTGGCCGGCAAGAGATCACCGTCCCGGTGCGTTCGCGCCTGATCGTGAATACCGCTGAAGCCGCGATCGACGCCGCCATTGATGGGCTGGGCTTCACCCGCGTCCTGTCTTACCAGGCCGCAGCCGCAATCAGGACGGGGCGGCTCGCGCCCCTGTTGCAGGGTTTCGAGCCCGAACCCTGGCCAGTCCACCTTCTCTATGAGCCGCGCGCCTTGATCCCCCAGAAGCTCCGCGCATTCCTCGATTTTTCGGCTCCGAGGATTGCAGGCGGCATAGCCTGA
- a CDS encoding tyrosine-type recombinase/integrase, producing the protein MAEHLNRRPEKALTAQAVKNASAPGKYFDGHGLYLRVDANGSRFWVQRITIRGKRCELGLGSPALVTLAEARAAALENRKLARSGGDPLQARREAQAVLTFAEAARKVHELHRPTWRNPKHAAQFISTLETYAFPRLGKLKVQDVTTADVLAVLSPIWTVKAETARRVRQRIGTVMKWAIAQGWRQDNPAENISQALPKATARPEHRRALPYGEVAGCVETVQTSNAGLSTKLAFEFLVLTASRSGEVREARWDEIDMAARVWEIPAERMKMKRPHRVPLSSRAVAILKEAKALGDGSGLVFPGTKKGRPLSDMTLSKLVKELGFNADVHGFRTSFRTWAQERTNFPREVAEAALAHLSGDAVERAYARSDVFEKRRKMMDAWAAYLSEASAKILRIR; encoded by the coding sequence TTGGCAGAGCATCTGAACCGCAGGCCCGAGAAGGCGCTGACCGCCCAAGCGGTGAAGAACGCCAGCGCGCCGGGCAAATATTTCGATGGGCATGGCCTCTATCTTCGCGTGGACGCGAACGGCTCGCGGTTCTGGGTTCAGCGCATCACCATTCGCGGCAAGCGGTGCGAGTTGGGCTTAGGCTCGCCCGCGCTGGTGACGCTGGCCGAGGCCCGCGCTGCGGCGCTGGAGAACCGCAAACTTGCCCGATCCGGCGGCGACCCCCTGCAAGCCCGGCGCGAGGCGCAGGCCGTCCTGACCTTCGCGGAGGCCGCCCGCAAAGTGCATGAGCTGCACAGGCCGACATGGCGCAACCCGAAGCACGCGGCGCAGTTCATCAGCACGCTTGAAACCTACGCCTTTCCCCGGCTCGGAAAGCTGAAGGTGCAGGACGTGACAACGGCTGACGTGCTGGCCGTGCTGTCGCCTATCTGGACCGTGAAGGCCGAGACCGCCCGCAGGGTGCGCCAGCGCATCGGAACCGTGATGAAATGGGCGATTGCGCAGGGCTGGCGGCAGGACAACCCGGCGGAGAACATCAGCCAAGCGCTGCCCAAGGCGACCGCGCGGCCGGAACATCGTCGCGCCTTGCCTTATGGAGAGGTGGCCGGCTGCGTTGAAACGGTGCAGACTTCCAATGCCGGGCTTTCAACAAAGCTGGCGTTTGAGTTTCTGGTGCTGACCGCATCCCGCTCCGGTGAAGTGCGGGAGGCCCGCTGGGATGAAATCGACATGGCGGCGCGCGTATGGGAAATTCCTGCCGAGCGGATGAAGATGAAGCGGCCGCATCGCGTTCCCCTATCGTCGCGCGCCGTCGCCATCTTGAAAGAGGCCAAGGCGCTGGGCGACGGCTCCGGTCTGGTGTTCCCCGGCACGAAAAAGGGCCGTCCGCTTTCGGACATGACGCTTTCCAAGCTGGTGAAGGAACTTGGGTTCAATGCCGATGTTCACGGGTTCCGCACGTCATTCCGCACGTGGGCGCAGGAGCGCACGAACTTTCCGCGCGAGGTGGCCGAGGCGGCGCTGGCGCACTTGTCAGGCGATGCGGTGGAAAGAGCTTATGCCCGCTCTGACGTGTTCGAGAAACGGCGCAAGATGATGGACGCTTGGGCGGCCTATCTAAGTGAGGCCTCGGCCAAAATATTGAGGATTAGATGA
- a CDS encoding pyridoxamine 5'-phosphate oxidase family protein — protein MFQPESVFHAGERAVQDRVGVSQDSRQRAARVIRAAMPEQHQRFFESLPVLFLGLLDVQGRPWATAAFPPPAGAQATSSRLTVSARPALVETLCLDLRPGARAAVLGLEFATRRRNRMNGVIRDVAEEVLSIEVEQSFGNCPKYIRRRDIRLPDAPPPPAEGARVAISDAAVRRIISCADTFFIASHAKDGLDVSHRGGTPAVLRRDADGSLSFPDYAGNRYYNTLGNIEVSGRAGLFIPDFAVGEAILLTGWAGIDWSPVRAAAFEGAERVVDIRPEEIWHVRHASPRGAVIED, from the coding sequence ATGTTTCAACCAGAGAGCGTTTTCCATGCTGGCGAGCGCGCGGTGCAGGACCGCGTCGGCGTTTCCCAGGACTCGCGCCAACGGGCCGCTCGCGTAATCCGGGCGGCGATGCCCGAACAACACCAGCGGTTCTTCGAAAGCCTGCCAGTGCTGTTTCTCGGCCTGCTGGACGTGCAGGGCCGGCCGTGGGCCACCGCCGCCTTCCCGCCGCCCGCGGGGGCGCAGGCCACGTCCAGCCGACTGACGGTCAGCGCCCGTCCAGCGCTTGTCGAAACGCTCTGTCTGGATCTTCGCCCGGGCGCCAGGGCGGCCGTTCTCGGGCTCGAATTCGCGACCCGACGGCGCAACCGCATGAATGGCGTCATCCGCGACGTGGCGGAGGAGGTTCTGTCCATCGAGGTCGAGCAGAGCTTCGGCAACTGCCCGAAATACATTCGGAGGCGCGATATCCGCCTGCCTGACGCGCCGCCACCGCCCGCCGAAGGCGCGCGTGTTGCAATCAGCGATGCGGCGGTGCGGCGGATCATCTCTTGCGCGGACACGTTCTTCATCGCGAGTCATGCGAAAGACGGGCTGGACGTTTCCCACCGCGGCGGGACGCCCGCAGTGCTGCGCCGGGATGCTGACGGCTCGCTGTCCTTTCCGGACTATGCCGGCAACCGTTACTATAACACGCTTGGAAACATCGAAGTCAGCGGCCGCGCCGGGCTGTTCATTCCGGATTTCGCCGTTGGCGAGGCGATCCTGTTGACGGGCTGGGCGGGAATCGATTGGTCCCCCGTCCGCGCGGCGGCGTTCGAGGGGGCGGAGCGGGTCGTGGACATCCGCCCAGAGGAGATCTGGCATGTTCGGCATGCGTCGCCTCGCGGCGCCGTCATAGAGGATTGA
- a CDS encoding transaldolase family protein: MGVAIRLSIESVLNESSGVVILPEDKGFVDAVLGQAITPAEYRLLSEAARRITVTDHFRDVVRDFDCPEGRTPAGFRIEGRLERDGQLVFDLIRDIGYEENGRRRATPLIFSADSANPYEITAIKEMIGNLTCNPGIIYDLFLNNPKANVGGKFATREEVMAEIGRVLGPGCDISVEINDPFETNIDRVLEEIAPFEQTLNRHRLVVKIPHTGPVNRENVGKLLSGDGRLDRRYDQGDTDDYLHGHKLALELQKLGYRTNFTLMFEPHQAPLALQARPAFINAFVRHRLIASQRFSRDLAAFDASGDETILLRLKEFMIANDYLSGSDQDVPLTRVAGIARTFLKHRRFDSAEGADGLDNARAGLRWLKTSNLPETRLIICSMEGDDNMPDILSMLSEDEFREMQGRVVITSEPNYIARFSSSPQVVAYQRRFMKAAQSASQAGAAR; encoded by the coding sequence ATGGGAGTCGCAATTCGGCTGTCGATAGAGAGTGTCCTGAACGAGTCGTCGGGCGTTGTGATCCTGCCCGAAGATAAGGGCTTCGTAGACGCCGTGCTCGGTCAGGCGATCACCCCGGCGGAATACAGGCTGCTTTCCGAGGCGGCGAGACGGATCACCGTCACCGACCATTTTCGCGACGTGGTGCGCGATTTCGATTGTCCTGAGGGGCGGACGCCGGCGGGATTCCGTATCGAGGGGCGCCTTGAGCGCGACGGCCAGCTCGTCTTCGACCTGATCCGCGACATCGGCTACGAGGAGAACGGCAGGCGAAGAGCGACCCCCCTTATCTTTTCCGCCGATAGCGCGAACCCGTATGAGATCACCGCCATCAAGGAGATGATCGGCAACCTCACCTGCAACCCCGGCATCATTTACGATCTGTTCCTGAACAATCCCAAGGCCAATGTCGGAGGCAAATTCGCTACCCGCGAGGAGGTGATGGCCGAGATCGGTCGGGTGCTCGGCCCGGGCTGCGATATCAGCGTCGAGATCAACGACCCGTTCGAGACGAACATCGATCGCGTCCTTGAGGAAATCGCACCGTTCGAGCAGACGCTGAACCGGCACCGGCTGGTGGTGAAGATCCCTCACACCGGGCCGGTGAACCGCGAGAACGTGGGCAAGCTTCTGTCCGGGGACGGGCGATTGGACCGGCGCTACGATCAGGGCGACACCGACGACTATCTGCACGGCCACAAGCTGGCGTTGGAACTGCAGAAGCTGGGCTATCGGACCAATTTCACGCTCATGTTCGAGCCGCACCAGGCGCCGTTGGCGTTGCAGGCTCGGCCGGCGTTCATCAACGCCTTCGTGCGCCACCGACTGATCGCCAGCCAACGCTTCAGCCGCGATCTGGCCGCATTCGACGCCAGCGGCGACGAGACGATCCTGCTGCGGCTGAAAGAGTTCATGATCGCCAACGACTATCTCTCGGGCTCCGACCAGGATGTTCCGTTGACCCGCGTCGCCGGAATCGCGCGGACCTTCCTCAAGCACCGCAGGTTCGATAGCGCCGAAGGCGCGGATGGGCTGGACAACGCCCGCGCGGGACTGCGCTGGCTGAAAACGTCGAACTTGCCCGAAACACGGCTGATCATCTGCAGTATGGAGGGCGACGACAACATGCCCGACATCCTGTCTATGCTTTCCGAGGACGAGTTCCGCGAGATGCAGGGCAGAGTCGTCATCACATCGGAACCCAATTACATTGCTCGGTTCTCGAGTTCACCGCAGGTTGTGGCCTATCAACGGCGGTTCATGAAGGCCGCCCAGTCAGCCTCTCAGGCGGGTGCGGCGCGATGA
- the ugpB gene encoding sn-glycerol-3-phosphate ABC transporter substrate-binding protein UgpB, whose amino-acid sequence MRHFKTLSLAACLALPASMAAAEPLTIEWWHGNGGSIGRSLQVLVDDFNAAQDEYFVSAIYKGSYTETLTAAIAAYRAGQNTHPSIVQVFDAGTATMMAAGGAIYPVHELFADTGVEFDQSKYIPAVLAYYSTAEGELLSMPFNSSTPVFYWNKEMFKKAGLDPETPPKTWPEVAEMGRKLVESGAPCGFTPQWQTWALIENQAAWHNVPFAKDENGFKNPNAELLINAPFFVNHVQAFADWSKDKIFVYGGREGKSTELFSAGTCGMHLASSGSAGGIRAALGKDVAGITMMPYWPEVVDKPQNSFIGGATNWVLKGKTDEEYEAVATFFSYLGLPETQAKWHQLTGYVPITIEAGELTRAAGFYDENPGLDIAAKQLLLNPPTPNSRGVRLGNFPQVRDIVDEELEAVWSGTKTAQQALDDAVERGNRLIARFKP is encoded by the coding sequence GTGAGACATTTCAAAACCTTGTCCCTGGCGGCCTGTCTGGCGCTGCCGGCCAGCATGGCGGCGGCGGAGCCGCTCACCATTGAGTGGTGGCATGGCAACGGCGGCTCAATCGGTCGATCCCTGCAGGTGCTCGTGGACGACTTCAACGCGGCGCAGGACGAGTATTTCGTCTCGGCCATCTACAAGGGGTCGTATACTGAAACCCTCACCGCGGCGATCGCAGCCTATCGCGCCGGGCAGAACACTCATCCGTCGATCGTGCAGGTCTTCGACGCCGGCACCGCGACGATGATGGCGGCGGGCGGCGCGATCTATCCGGTCCACGAACTTTTCGCCGACACCGGGGTGGAGTTCGACCAGTCGAAATACATCCCCGCCGTCCTCGCCTATTACTCGACCGCTGAAGGCGAGTTGTTGTCGATGCCGTTCAACTCTTCGACGCCGGTGTTCTACTGGAACAAGGAAATGTTCAAGAAGGCCGGCCTCGACCCTGAAACGCCGCCAAAGACATGGCCGGAAGTCGCGGAGATGGGCCGCAAGCTGGTCGAGAGCGGCGCGCCATGCGGTTTCACCCCGCAATGGCAGACATGGGCGTTGATCGAGAACCAGGCCGCCTGGCACAATGTCCCGTTCGCCAAAGACGAGAACGGATTCAAGAATCCAAATGCGGAACTGCTGATCAACGCTCCTTTCTTCGTCAACCACGTGCAGGCGTTCGCCGACTGGTCCAAGGACAAGATTTTCGTCTATGGCGGCCGCGAGGGTAAATCCACCGAGCTGTTCTCCGCCGGGACATGCGGCATGCATCTGGCATCATCGGGAAGCGCCGGCGGCATCCGGGCGGCTCTGGGCAAGGATGTGGCTGGCATCACCATGATGCCGTACTGGCCGGAGGTCGTCGACAAACCGCAGAACTCGTTCATCGGTGGCGCCACCAATTGGGTGCTGAAGGGCAAGACAGACGAGGAATATGAGGCTGTCGCGACCTTCTTCTCATATCTCGGCCTGCCCGAGACGCAGGCCAAATGGCACCAGCTGACCGGCTATGTGCCGATCACCATCGAAGCGGGAGAACTGACGCGGGCGGCCGGCTTCTACGATGAGAATCCGGGGCTTGATATCGCTGCGAAGCAGCTGCTTCTGAACCCGCCGACGCCGAATTCGCGCGGCGTGCGCCTTGGCAATTTCCCGCAGGTGCGTGATATTGTCGACGAAGAGCTGGAGGCTGTCTGGTCGGGAACGAAGACGGCGCAGCAGGCGCTGGACGATGCGGTGGAACGCGGCAATCGCCTGATCGCCCGGTTTAAACCCTGA
- a CDS encoding DUF1348 family protein, with the protein MPLSPLPPFTEDSARQKVRLAEDGWNSRDPAKVALAYTPESRWRNRVEFPVGRPEIEAFLNRKWARELEYRLIKELWAFADDRIAVRYAYEYRDDSGQWFRAYGNENWRFAEDGLMAARHASINEHPIHENDRKFFWPLGRRPDDHPGLSDLGL; encoded by the coding sequence ATGCCCCTCTCCCCACTTCCTCCCTTCACCGAAGACAGCGCCAGGCAAAAGGTTCGCCTTGCCGAAGACGGCTGGAATTCACGCGACCCGGCCAAGGTGGCGCTGGCGTATACGCCGGAAAGCCGATGGCGCAACCGCGTCGAATTCCCGGTAGGCCGCCCCGAGATCGAAGCCTTCCTGAACCGCAAATGGGCGCGCGAACTGGAGTATCGCCTGATCAAGGAACTCTGGGCTTTCGCCGATGACCGCATCGCCGTGCGCTACGCCTACGAATACCGTGATGACAGCGGGCAATGGTTCCGGGCCTACGGCAACGAGAACTGGCGATTCGCCGAAGACGGGCTGATGGCGGCCCGCCACGCCAGCATCAATGAACACCCCATCCACGAGAATGATCGCAAGTTTTTCTGGCCCCTGGGCCGCCGGCCCGACGATCACCCGGGTCTTTCCGATCTTGGCCTTTGA
- the ugpA gene encoding sn-glycerol-3-phosphate ABC transporter permease UgpA encodes MRNTAAFDNKILPYVLLLPQLFVTLAFFVWPSIIAIIQAFTYEDAFGGSLEFVWFENYKILFSDQSYLHSAKITLIFSFGVTALGLIISLFLAVMANRQLRGVVVYKTLLVWPYAVAPAVAGVLWGFLFNPSIGLIPYFMASLGLMEWNHRINPGHAQLLVIFAAVWNQIGYNFIFFLAGLYAIPRSLIEAAAIDGAGPVTRFFSVVFPLLSPTAFFLLVINVIYAFFSTFGLIDALTKGGPSGSTQILVYKIYIDGFRNQDFGSSAAQSTILIIFVAALTVVQFKYIERRVHY; translated from the coding sequence ATGAGAAACACGGCTGCATTCGACAACAAGATACTGCCATACGTCCTGCTACTTCCGCAGCTCTTCGTGACTTTGGCGTTCTTTGTCTGGCCCTCGATCATCGCGATCATTCAGGCGTTCACCTACGAAGACGCTTTCGGCGGAAGCCTCGAATTTGTCTGGTTCGAAAACTACAAGATCCTCTTCTCCGACCAGAGCTACCTGCACTCAGCGAAGATCACGCTGATCTTTTCGTTCGGCGTCACCGCTCTCGGCCTGATCATTTCCTTGTTCCTGGCGGTTATGGCCAACCGGCAGCTGCGCGGCGTCGTCGTCTACAAGACCCTGTTGGTCTGGCCATACGCCGTCGCGCCGGCCGTCGCGGGGGTGTTGTGGGGCTTCCTGTTCAACCCCTCGATCGGTCTGATCCCCTATTTCATGGCCAGCCTCGGGTTGATGGAGTGGAACCACCGGATCAATCCGGGCCACGCGCAACTGCTCGTCATCTTCGCCGCCGTCTGGAATCAGATCGGCTACAATTTCATCTTTTTCCTCGCCGGGCTGTACGCCATTCCCCGCTCGCTGATCGAAGCGGCCGCGATCGACGGCGCCGGGCCGGTGACGCGGTTCTTTTCGGTGGTCTTTCCGCTGCTGTCGCCCACCGCGTTCTTCTTGCTGGTCATCAACGTGATCTACGCATTCTTCTCAACATTCGGTCTGATAGACGCGCTGACCAAGGGGGGGCCGTCAGGTTCCACTCAGATCCTCGTCTACAAGATCTACATCGACGGCTTTCGCAATCAGGACTTCGGCTCCTCGGCGGCGCAATCGACGATCCTGATCATTTTCGTCGCGGCGCTGACGGTGGTGCAGTTCAAGTACATCGAACGCCGCGTTCATTACTGA